A single genomic interval of Asinibacterium sp. OR53 harbors:
- a CDS encoding YeeE/YedE family protein encodes MLEIIKQPWPWYVSGPLIGLMVPLLLLLGNKAFGISSSLRHVCAACFPANIPFFKYNWKQEVWNLFFVAGIAIGAFITWQWLFDYNGIHLNPKLLSELNSYGIADYKQVVPREVVNWQGLFTLKGFVCIIGGGFLIGFGTRYANGCTSGHAIFGLSNLQWPSLVATISFMAGGFLVANFILPIILKI; translated from the coding sequence ATGTTAGAGATCATAAAACAGCCCTGGCCCTGGTATGTTTCAGGCCCGCTGATAGGGTTAATGGTACCACTGCTTTTATTGCTTGGCAATAAAGCATTTGGTATTTCCTCGAGTCTCCGGCATGTTTGCGCTGCTTGCTTTCCGGCCAACATTCCTTTTTTCAAATACAACTGGAAACAGGAAGTATGGAATTTGTTTTTTGTAGCAGGTATTGCGATTGGCGCTTTTATTACCTGGCAATGGCTGTTCGATTATAATGGCATCCACCTGAATCCAAAGCTGCTGAGCGAATTGAATAGTTATGGGATTGCCGATTATAAACAGGTAGTACCTCGTGAAGTGGTAAATTGGCAGGGACTGTTTACACTGAAAGGATTTGTGTGCATTATAGGTGGAGGTTTTTTAATCGGTTTCGGAACACGTTATGCCAATGGTTGTACTTCCGGTCATGCCATATTCGGACTTTCCAATTTACAATGGCCATCGTTGGTTGCCACCATCAGTTTTATGGCAGGAGGATTTCTGGTTGCCAATTTTATTTTGCCGATTATTTTAAAAATCTAA